One Psychrosphaera aestuarii DNA window includes the following coding sequences:
- the lysC gene encoding lysine-sensitive aspartokinase 3 produces MSLNLPLTVAKFGGTSLKDHAAMLRCADIVLYNPSIRVVVVSASAGVTNMLVELASRETSVSQSNQLIADIRQVQYSIIEPLSDKLESRLYIDNQLDLLKDLAKEIQVQYSLKLADEILAFGERLSSYIFTKILIEQANTKSTSVKISCIDAREIIATDSRFSHARPDLQAIKANTDVKLSPHLADNLYVTQGFVGQDQFGNTTTLGRGGSDFSAALLAEAVSADTLQIWTDVAGIYSSDPRIVTNAKPIKTISFNEAAELATFGAKVLHPATLLPAIRAQIDVFVGSSQSPEAGGTKLTNQISTSGIRAIALRENQTLVTLTSPNMLLASGFLARVFAILAKYELSVDLITTSEISVALTLDNVNGSDENENILPHACIIELEDFCGVAIEKQLSLIAVIGNHTAQHDSQSTTGHLFSSLSKHKIRMICHGASKHNICFLVKQSDAKEIVASIHDQIFG; encoded by the coding sequence ATGTCATTAAACCTACCTTTAACTGTTGCCAAGTTTGGCGGAACTAGCCTTAAAGATCATGCAGCAATGTTACGCTGCGCAGATATTGTGCTTTATAATCCGTCTATCAGAGTGGTTGTTGTTTCTGCGTCAGCAGGTGTAACTAATATGCTCGTAGAGCTCGCATCACGTGAAACAAGCGTAAGTCAATCAAATCAGTTAATTGCTGATATTAGACAGGTTCAATATTCAATAATTGAACCGTTATCGGATAAGCTCGAAAGCAGATTGTATATCGATAACCAATTGGACTTACTTAAAGACTTAGCAAAAGAAATCCAAGTGCAATATAGCCTAAAGCTAGCAGATGAAATTCTTGCCTTTGGAGAAAGACTTTCAAGTTATATATTCACTAAAATACTGATTGAGCAAGCAAATACAAAGTCAACTAGTGTAAAAATATCGTGTATTGATGCTCGAGAAATTATTGCGACAGATAGTCGTTTCAGTCACGCTAGACCAGACTTACAAGCCATAAAGGCAAATACAGACGTGAAATTGTCGCCGCATTTGGCTGACAATCTGTATGTTACACAGGGCTTTGTAGGCCAAGATCAATTTGGTAATACAACCACACTCGGCCGCGGCGGTTCCGACTTTTCGGCGGCACTATTGGCCGAAGCGGTAAGTGCAGATACATTGCAAATATGGACAGATGTCGCGGGAATATACTCGTCAGACCCGAGAATTGTGACTAATGCAAAACCAATCAAAACTATTAGCTTTAATGAGGCCGCCGAACTTGCGACATTTGGAGCAAAAGTATTACACCCGGCAACATTACTCCCTGCTATACGTGCCCAAATCGATGTCTTTGTTGGTTCGAGTCAATCTCCAGAAGCCGGAGGAACTAAATTAACAAATCAAATATCGACCTCGGGTATACGGGCAATTGCATTACGTGAAAACCAAACATTGGTAACCTTAACAAGCCCTAATATGTTATTGGCGAGTGGTTTTTTAGCACGTGTTTTTGCAATTTTGGCAAAGTATGAATTGTCTGTAGATTTAATAACAACGTCAGAAATTTCCGTTGCTTTGACATTAGATAACGTAAACGGTAGTGACGAAAACGAAAATATTCTACCTCACGCCTGCATTATTGAATTAGAGGATTTTTGTGGTGTAGCTATCGAAAAACAACTATCGCTGATCGCTGTTATTGGAAATCATACTGCGCAACATGATAGTCAATCCACCACCGGCCATTTATTTAGCTCTTTGAGTAAACACAAAATAAGAATGATCTGCCATGGTGCGAGTAAGCATAATATTTGTTTTTTGGTTAAGCAAAGTGATGCCAAAGAGATTGTAGCAAGTATTCATGATCAGATATTTGGATGA
- the kdsA gene encoding 3-deoxy-8-phosphooctulonate synthase, with product MNTQVIQIGKSIELANDKPFVLFGGMNVLESRDLALKIAETYKDVTTKLGIPYVFKASFDKANRSSVNSYRGPGLEEGLKIFEEIKTQFDLPIITDVHEPHQAKPVAEVVDIIQLPAFLARQTDLVVAMGKSNAIINVKKPQFLAPHEMKHIIKKFHESGNDKIILCERGSQFGYNNLVVDMLGMDDMKRMAPVMFDATHALQRPGGRTDSADGRRAQAAELARSGMALGLAGLFIEAHPNPNEALCDGPCALPLAKLEGFLTQMKQVDDLIKSFPPLDTSANDL from the coding sequence ATAAATACTCAAGTAATACAAATTGGTAAAAGTATAGAACTAGCGAACGATAAGCCGTTTGTATTATTTGGAGGCATGAATGTATTAGAGTCTAGAGATCTAGCGTTAAAGATTGCAGAGACTTATAAAGATGTTACAACCAAACTTGGTATTCCTTATGTTTTTAAAGCAAGCTTTGATAAAGCCAATCGTTCGTCGGTTAACTCGTATAGAGGGCCTGGCTTAGAAGAAGGGCTTAAAATTTTTGAAGAAATTAAGACGCAATTTGACCTTCCTATCATTACTGACGTCCATGAACCGCATCAAGCTAAACCGGTTGCCGAGGTTGTCGATATTATTCAGCTACCAGCGTTTCTTGCACGTCAAACTGACCTTGTTGTCGCGATGGGTAAAAGCAACGCCATTATAAATGTTAAAAAGCCACAATTTTTAGCACCACATGAAATGAAGCATATAATTAAAAAGTTTCATGAGTCAGGTAATGACAAAATTATTCTTTGTGAGCGTGGCAGTCAATTTGGATATAACAATCTAGTTGTTGATATGTTGGGTATGGACGACATGAAACGAATGGCTCCAGTTATGTTTGACGCGACTCACGCCTTACAAAGACCAGGAGGTAGAACTGACTCAGCTGACGGACGTAGAGCACAGGCTGCGGAATTAGCGAGAAGCGGAATGGCATTGGGACTGGCTGGGTTATTTATTGAAGCGCATCCTAATCCAAATGAAGCGCTTTGCGATGGACCATGTGCATTACCGCTAGCTAAACTGGAGGGTTTTTTGACTCAAATGAAGCAAGTTGACGACTTAATTAAATCTTTTCCTCCGTTAGACACATCTGCAAACGATCTTTAA
- a CDS encoding beta-ketoacyl-ACP synthase III, with amino-acid sequence MSSIVISGTGLFTPPHKISNQELVDVLNQYADQFNEENKLAIEAGTVEEKKRSSVEFIEKASGIKSRYAMVKEGITDLSVLHPKMQKNLPDEPPEMVLMAVEAAKQALTNANKNAADIDLVILGSSSMQRAYPALSVEVQQILGASGFAFDMNVACSTATFAIINAYNALLAGTAKCVLVVNPEFTTPQLDYTNRDSHFIFGDVATAVILEKQETATSAQQFRIVSTDQITQFSNNIRCNHSYVDHCYDELPEDNAYFYQEGRKVFKELLPIVTSTISSHLDKNNWQVSDVKRMWLHQANINMNLFAAKKLLGREPEFLDAPLVLDEYANTASAGSIVALHKYKDDFVTGDKGILCSFGAGYSVGCISLECV; translated from the coding sequence ATGTCATCTATCGTTATTTCGGGTACTGGTTTATTTACCCCTCCTCATAAGATATCAAACCAAGAGTTGGTGGATGTTTTAAATCAATATGCTGACCAATTTAATGAAGAAAATAAATTGGCTATCGAAGCTGGAACGGTTGAAGAAAAAAAGCGTTCGAGTGTAGAATTTATTGAAAAGGCATCTGGCATCAAGTCGCGTTATGCGATGGTTAAAGAAGGTATTACTGACCTAAGTGTCTTGCATCCAAAAATGCAGAAAAACTTGCCAGACGAGCCACCAGAGATGGTTTTAATGGCAGTAGAGGCTGCCAAACAAGCGTTAACCAATGCCAATAAAAATGCAGCTGACATTGACTTAGTTATCCTTGGTTCCTCTAGTATGCAACGTGCCTATCCTGCCTTATCGGTTGAAGTACAACAAATACTAGGGGCGTCAGGTTTCGCTTTTGATATGAATGTTGCTTGTTCAACGGCAACCTTTGCCATTATAAATGCCTATAATGCCCTGTTGGCGGGGACCGCAAAATGTGTATTGGTCGTTAATCCAGAGTTTACTACCCCGCAACTCGATTATACAAACCGCGATAGTCATTTTATTTTTGGTGATGTTGCTACAGCCGTTATTCTAGAAAAGCAAGAAACTGCAACATCTGCCCAGCAGTTTCGTATTGTATCAACCGATCAAATTACACAATTCTCAAATAATATTCGATGTAACCATAGTTATGTTGATCATTGTTATGATGAATTACCAGAAGATAACGCTTATTTTTATCAAGAAGGGCGAAAAGTCTTTAAGGAGTTACTACCTATTGTAACTTCAACAATATCTAGTCATTTAGATAAAAATAACTGGCAAGTAAGCGATGTTAAACGCATGTGGTTACATCAAGCAAACATCAACATGAATCTGTTTGCCGCTAAAAAATTACTTGGCAGAGAGCCTGAGTTTTTAGACGCACCATTAGTTTTAGATGAATATGCAAACACGGCATCAGCAGGTTCGATAGTGGCATTACACAAATATAAAGATGATTTTGTTACTGGTGATAAAGGCATTTTGTGTAGCTTTGGTGCTGGTTATTCAGTTGGCTGTATTAGCTTAGAGTGCGTTTAA
- a CDS encoding DUF819 domain-containing protein, with product MPIITNEATLLGLLALILGAVFYTSRSSNPKFQSFYKYVPALLLCYFIPSIFNSAGLVSTDAANNIYYVASRFLLPACIVLLTVSVDLPGILKLGPKAIILFLTGTVGIVIGGPIALLILSFFYPELLGNNGPQDVWRGMTTVAGSWIGGGANQAAMKEIYEVGDTIFSSMIAVDIIMANIWMAVLLLLAGNAKAIDEKTGADTSALENLKASVLEFQKRHARIPHLDDLMIICAVGFGVTGVAHIFSDVVTPFMMEHYPDSKELSFHSKFFWMIVSASAMGIALSFTRLRKIEAVGASKVGSAFLYFLIAAIGLKMDVLAIFESPLYFLLGAIWMVIHATLMLSVAKLIKAPLFYMAVGSQANVGGAASAPIVASAFHSALAPVGVLLAVLGYAIGTYAAWFCGQILQVIAS from the coding sequence ATGCCAATAATAACAAATGAAGCCACTTTGTTGGGGTTGTTAGCATTAATTTTGGGTGCGGTATTTTATACAAGTAGGAGCTCGAACCCTAAGTTCCAATCATTCTATAAGTATGTCCCTGCTTTATTACTGTGTTATTTTATACCTTCTATTTTTAATTCTGCTGGTTTAGTTAGTACCGACGCAGCAAACAACATTTATTATGTTGCATCACGTTTTTTACTTCCTGCTTGTATAGTTTTACTAACCGTAAGTGTCGATTTACCGGGTATACTTAAACTCGGACCAAAGGCGATTATTCTGTTTCTTACTGGTACTGTTGGGATTGTTATTGGTGGTCCAATTGCACTGCTCATTCTGTCGTTCTTCTATCCTGAATTACTTGGCAACAATGGTCCTCAAGATGTTTGGCGAGGGATGACGACCGTTGCAGGAAGTTGGATTGGTGGCGGTGCTAACCAAGCCGCTATGAAAGAGATTTATGAAGTAGGTGACACTATATTCTCTTCCATGATTGCCGTCGATATTATTATGGCGAATATATGGATGGCGGTTTTACTGTTACTGGCGGGTAATGCAAAAGCGATCGATGAAAAAACGGGTGCTGATACCAGTGCATTGGAAAACCTCAAGGCTAGCGTTTTAGAGTTTCAAAAGAGGCACGCAAGAATTCCACATCTGGATGATTTAATGATTATCTGCGCAGTGGGCTTTGGAGTTACTGGCGTTGCTCATATTTTTTCCGATGTCGTCACACCATTTATGATGGAACATTACCCAGACAGTAAAGAATTAAGTTTTCACAGTAAATTTTTCTGGATGATTGTGAGTGCAAGTGCCATGGGTATCGCTCTGTCTTTTACGCGATTACGAAAAATAGAAGCGGTTGGGGCATCAAAGGTTGGTTCGGCATTTTTGTATTTTTTAATCGCAGCAATAGGCTTAAAGATGGATGTTTTGGCCATTTTTGAAAGTCCTCTATACTTTTTGCTAGGAGCGATTTGGATGGTTATTCACGCGACGTTAATGTTGAGCGTCGCTAAGCTGATTAAAGCGCCACTGTTTTACATGGCGGTGGGTAGTCAGGCTAATGTTGGCGGAGCCGCATCCGCACCAATTGTTGCCTCAGCCTTTCACTCGGCATTAGCACCTGTAGGAGTGTTACTTGCGGTGTTAGGTTATGCTATTGGCACTTATGCAGCCTGGTTTTGTGGACAAATATTACAGGTTATTGCCAGTTAA